The proteins below are encoded in one region of Streptomyces sp. NBC_00490:
- the fxsT gene encoding FxSxx-COOH system tetratricopeptide repeat protein yields the protein MGAGAGASDGMSDRRWFISHAGADRAWAEWVGWQLLDAGHEIELDYWDWGAGDNFILKMNAALERGRLLALFSPAYFEPERFTTPEWTAVVAMREKITPVRLSAVEPPAILRPLLSRDLFGLSTAEARRVLLEAVNGPSRPDTEPPFPGSDGALWQVGTSGPRLPGSLPRVWNLPARNASFVGRDSFLVRLRQVLSADSRVAVQALHGRGGVGKTQLAIEYAYRFAGEYELAWWIPAEDPALIPDQLAVLAARIGAAPAGTLPGEAVELLLGELRTRSRWLLVFDNAEDPEALASYLPGGSGHVLITSRNPDWQMCATALGVDIFTRTEFRHLLRTHHTALDEADADRLARALDDLPLALAQASSLLTSGLSVTDLKSELAANTAAVLAAGRPAGYPVSLAAQVRLTTVRLQGERPGAFVLLSALALLAPEPFPVTACAGHLPDEACAPLAEALISRLTAGAVLQAISRHGLARVQDGTVQLHRLIQTVLTDELTPNQLCQAGRDAEALLTAAEPGGVEHPSTWSDWRVLLPHLLTVDPTLITTVAGQRMVRNACWHLMDRGQAHTARDRLKQLYDVWSSLLGPDHECTLKTAHFLARAYDDTQDHERARALDEDTLERRRRLLGKDHPETLGTAGHLAIRLAALGRFEEAHALERVSLNGWSVDLMCPSD from the coding sequence ATGGGTGCGGGTGCGGGGGCGTCTGACGGGATGTCGGATCGGCGGTGGTTCATCAGTCATGCGGGGGCGGATCGTGCGTGGGCGGAATGGGTGGGCTGGCAGCTTCTGGATGCCGGGCATGAGATCGAGCTGGACTACTGGGACTGGGGTGCGGGCGACAACTTCATTCTGAAGATGAACGCCGCCCTCGAGCGGGGTCGGCTGTTGGCGTTGTTCTCTCCGGCTTATTTCGAGCCTGAGCGGTTCACGACGCCGGAGTGGACTGCGGTGGTGGCGATGCGGGAGAAGATCACCCCCGTGCGGCTGTCCGCGGTGGAGCCGCCGGCGATCCTGCGCCCGCTGCTGAGCCGGGACCTGTTCGGCTTGAGCACGGCTGAGGCGCGCAGGGTGCTGCTGGAGGCAGTCAACGGCCCGTCCCGGCCGGATACGGAGCCGCCCTTCCCGGGCTCGGATGGAGCGTTGTGGCAGGTCGGTACCAGCGGCCCGCGTCTGCCCGGGAGTCTGCCGCGGGTATGGAACCTGCCTGCCCGAAATGCCTCTTTCGTCGGCCGGGATAGTTTCCTCGTACGGCTGCGCCAGGTGCTGTCTGCGGACAGTCGGGTGGCCGTGCAGGCTCTGCACGGCCGCGGCGGGGTAGGGAAAACCCAGCTGGCCATTGAGTACGCGTATCGGTTCGCGGGAGAGTATGAGTTGGCTTGGTGGATCCCGGCCGAGGACCCGGCTTTGATCCCTGATCAGCTCGCCGTTCTCGCCGCCCGGATCGGTGCGGCACCCGCTGGCACGCTGCCGGGCGAGGCGGTTGAACTGTTGCTGGGGGAGCTGCGGACGCGCTCCCGGTGGCTGCTGGTCTTCGACAACGCCGAAGACCCTGAAGCCCTGGCCTCCTACTTACCTGGCGGTAGCGGGCATGTGCTGATCACCTCCCGCAACCCCGACTGGCAGATGTGCGCCACAGCTTTAGGCGTTGACATCTTCACCCGTACCGAATTCCGCCACCTGCTGCGCACTCACCACACCGCCCTGGACGAAGCGGACGCCGACCGACTCGCCCGGGCCCTGGACGATCTACCCCTCGCGCTCGCACAGGCCAGCTCCCTGCTCACCAGCGGCCTGTCAGTCACGGATCTGAAGAGCGAACTGGCCGCAAACACGGCGGCAGTGCTGGCGGCGGGCCGCCCGGCGGGATACCCGGTGTCGCTGGCCGCGCAAGTCCGCCTGACTACCGTCCGCCTGCAAGGCGAACGGCCAGGTGCATTTGTGCTGCTGTCGGCGCTGGCGCTGCTGGCCCCCGAACCCTTTCCCGTCACCGCCTGCGCAGGCCACCTTCCGGATGAGGCCTGCGCGCCGCTGGCCGAGGCTTTGATATCGCGCCTGACAGCTGGCGCGGTCCTGCAGGCGATCAGTCGACATGGTCTGGCCCGGGTTCAGGATGGCACCGTGCAACTGCACCGTCTGATCCAGACCGTGCTAACTGACGAACTCACGCCAAACCAGCTGTGCCAGGCCGGCCGGGATGCTGAAGCACTCCTGACCGCCGCCGAACCAGGCGGCGTCGAGCATCCCTCGACATGGTCCGACTGGCGGGTGCTGCTGCCCCACCTCCTCACCGTCGACCCAACTCTGATCACCACCGTGGCGGGACAGCGCATGGTCCGCAACGCCTGCTGGCACTTGATGGATCGCGGCCAGGCCCACACGGCTCGGGACCGCTTGAAGCAGTTGTACGACGTCTGGTCCAGCCTCCTGGGCCCGGACCATGAATGCACCTTGAAAACCGCCCACTTCCTCGCCCGTGCCTACGACGACACCCAGGATCACGAGCGTGCCCGCGCCTTGGATGAGGACACCCTTGAGCGGCGCCGTCGCCTCTTGGGGAAAGACCACCCAGAAACCCTGGGAACGGCGGGCCACTTGGCTATCCGGCTGGCGGCTTTGGGGCGATTTGAGGAGGCGCATGCGCTAGAGCGTGTCTCTTTGAATGGTTGGTCAGTTGATCTGATGTGTCCGTCCGATTAG
- a CDS encoding helicase associated domain-containing protein: MLTGGYAVRAHLGSFIANARRRAAKLSPERREALNTLGMRW, from the coding sequence GTGCTGACCGGCGGCTACGCCGTCCGCGCACATCTGGGGTCGTTCATCGCCAACGCACGCCGCAGGGCCGCCAAGCTGAGCCCCGAACGCCGTGAAGCCCTCAACACGTTGGGGATGCGCTGGTAG
- a CDS encoding tetratricopeptide repeat protein: MGTTGSASAGRLSARATGGRAVRRSCPPTPLDSSRRQTLDEETLLRQRRVLGEDHPDTLVTASNLAIRLNRLGRVEEARVLGEETLLRQRRVRGEEHPDTLATAAIVVVCLAGLGRVEEARVLAEETLLRRRRVLGEGHPDTLATASNLAVCLARLGRVEEARVLGEETLLRRRRALGERAPRDLGFQ; this comes from the coding sequence CTGGGGACCACGGGATCAGCCTCAGCAGGACGTCTTTCCGCGCGGGCCACAGGCGGACGTGCCGTACGCCGGAGCTGCCCGCCTACCCCACTCGACTCATCAAGGAGACAGACCCTAGACGAGGAGACACTATTGCGGCAGCGCCGGGTGTTGGGTGAGGACCACCCTGACACCCTGGTGACCGCGTCCAACCTGGCCATTCGGCTGAACCGGCTAGGTCGGGTGGAGGAGGCGCGAGTGCTGGGTGAGGAGACGCTACTGCGGCAGCGTCGGGTGCGGGGAGAGGAGCACCCTGACACCTTGGCTACTGCGGCCATCGTGGTCGTCTGCTTGGCCGGGCTGGGTCGGGTGGAGGAGGCGCGAGTGCTGGCTGAGGAGACGTTGCTCCGACGCCGCCGAGTGCTGGGTGAAGGCCACCCCGACACGCTGGCCACAGCGTCCAACCTGGCCGTTTGCTTGGCCCGGTTGGGTCGGGTGGAGGAGGCGCGAGTGCTGGGTGAGGAGACGTTGCTCCGACGGCGCCGGGCGTTGGGTGAAAGGGCACCCCGAGACCTTGGATTCCAATGA
- a CDS encoding IS5 family transposase (programmed frameshift): MWDRIEPLMPADPVRGRRWADHRRTLEAIAWKYRTGSPWRDLPDELGSFRTAHKRLIRWAVDGTWERILGAMLAAAERADDIGWTVSVDSTVCRAHQHSAGARKRGLQARPNPDHALGRSRGGLSTKVHLASDSRARPLALRVTAGQAGDAPAFETVMAAIRVPRSGPGRPRTRPDAVLADRAYSSRAIRSHLRQRGIHAVIPQPSDQIGHRLRRGSAGGRPPSFDAEEYKQRNSVERCIARLKQWRGLAMRTDKLAIAYQAALHLAAILIWARR, from the exons ATGTGGGACCGGATCGAGCCGCTGATGCCGGCCGATCCGGTCCGCGGTCGGCGTTGGGCCGATCACCGCCGCACCTTGGAAGCCATCGCGTGGAAGTACCGAACGGGCTCACCCTGGCGGGACCTGCCCGACGAGCTCGGCTCGTTCAGGACCGCCCATAAACGGCTGATCAGGTGGGCCGTCGACGGAACCTGGGAACGCATCCTTGGCGCGATGCTGGCAGCAGCCGAGAGGGCAGACGACATCGGCTGGACTGTGTCGGTGGACTCCACCGTGTGCAGGGCTCACCAGCATTCCGCCGGAGCCAGGAAAAGGGGGCTCCAGGCCCGGCCGAACCCG GACCACGCGCTCGGACGCTCCCGCGGCGGCCTGAGCACAAAGGTCCACCTCGCCAGCGACAGCCGTGCACGGCCCCTGGCCCTCCGCGTCACCGCAGGCCAGGCAGGCGACGCCCCAGCTTTCGAGACCGTCATGGCCGCCATCCGTGTTCCGCGAAGCGGACCCGGGAGACCGAGGACCCGGCCTGATGCCGTCCTCGCGGACCGCGCGTACTCGTCCCGCGCGATCCGCAGTCACCTCCGCCAACGCGGCATCCACGCCGTCATCCCCCAGCCGTCCGACCAGATCGGCCACCGTCTGCGGCGAGGCAGTGCCGGCGGCCGACCGCCGTCCTTCGACGCGGAGGAGTACAAGCAGCGCAACTCGGTCGAGCGATGCATCGCCCGGCTCAAGCAGTGGCGCGGCCTGGCCATGCGAACGGACAAGCTCGCCATCGCCTACCAGGCCGCACTCCACCTCGCCGCAATCCTCATCTGGGCCCGGCGATAA
- a CDS encoding helix-turn-helix domain-containing protein, translating into MTPGELVRQTRQAKGLTLAKLGTLTGYSGAQVSRYERGISPMTDVAVLRRFADALELPHQALGLAPPAPRPEMRHGQPIGATAAFPRIPAHRLGSSGRGDGEDPLRRRKLITGLAATAAAAAGSPFLGNGAAQADEALLGDLIVARLRDAMLGLGPAHTLPPSETLSTDFTRALADFDACRYAGLAVRLPRLIRAGHALTDSAGGADDYVLLAKCYLLATRMLVKMDEQQLGWMAADRARQLAEAGGEVLTVAESARQLAVLARKAGWHQQALSIALSAADHPDLRSAGRAGAAARGLLVQSASYTLARRGDREGMRELTDEAAAIATQLGGATLLRDHGGGFSPLTVQLHRISAENHAGDPQAALAAARTIPLKALPSVERRSRALGDIAVTYDRLGRRSDCVRTLLAAERCAPEETHARPATKALISSLLVSGPTSMELRGLAERSGVLV; encoded by the coding sequence GTGACGCCGGGGGAGCTGGTACGTCAGACCCGGCAGGCGAAGGGCCTCACCCTCGCCAAACTGGGCACGTTGACCGGCTACTCCGGGGCCCAGGTCTCCCGCTACGAGCGGGGAATCTCACCCATGACCGACGTCGCCGTTCTGCGACGGTTCGCCGACGCCCTCGAACTGCCCCACCAGGCGCTCGGCCTCGCGCCTCCCGCACCCCGGCCGGAGATGCGACACGGTCAGCCGATCGGGGCAACTGCAGCCTTCCCCCGGATACCCGCCCATAGGCTGGGTAGTTCAGGACGGGGGGACGGTGAAGATCCTTTGCGGCGACGGAAGTTGATCACGGGGCTGGCGGCCACGGCCGCCGCAGCGGCCGGCTCCCCATTCCTCGGTAACGGGGCCGCCCAGGCAGACGAGGCACTCCTCGGAGATTTGATCGTCGCCCGTCTGCGTGATGCCATGCTCGGCCTCGGACCAGCCCACACACTGCCACCGTCCGAGACACTCTCAACAGACTTCACTCGCGCGCTCGCCGATTTCGACGCCTGCCGCTACGCCGGCCTCGCTGTCCGTCTGCCTCGCCTCATCCGTGCCGGGCACGCGCTCACCGACAGTGCCGGGGGCGCGGATGACTACGTACTGCTGGCCAAGTGCTACCTCCTGGCGACCCGCATGCTCGTCAAGATGGATGAGCAGCAGCTCGGCTGGATGGCCGCCGACCGCGCCCGCCAACTCGCCGAAGCCGGCGGCGAGGTCCTCACCGTCGCCGAGTCCGCCCGGCAACTGGCCGTCCTGGCGCGAAAGGCCGGATGGCACCAGCAAGCCCTGTCGATCGCTCTGAGCGCCGCCGACCACCCGGACCTGCGCAGCGCCGGGCGCGCGGGAGCAGCGGCACGAGGGCTCCTGGTCCAGAGTGCCTCCTACACCCTGGCCAGGCGCGGCGACCGAGAAGGCATGCGAGAGCTGACCGACGAGGCCGCCGCCATCGCCACACAGCTCGGCGGCGCCACCCTGCTCCGCGACCACGGCGGCGGCTTCAGCCCCCTGACCGTGCAACTCCACCGAATCAGCGCCGAGAACCACGCAGGTGACCCCCAGGCCGCACTGGCCGCTGCCCGCACCATCCCGCTGAAGGCACTGCCCAGCGTCGAGCGCCGCTCCCGTGCCCTCGGAGACATCGCCGTCACCTACGACCGCCTCGGCCGCCGCAGCGACTGCGTGCGAACCCTCTTGGCGGCAGAGCGCTGCGCTCCCGAGGAAACCCATGCCCGTCCCGCGACGAAGGCGCTGATCTCCAGCCTGCTGGTCTCAGGGCCGACATCGATGGAGCTGCGCGGCCTCGCCGAGCGCAGCGGCGTTCTAGTCTGA
- a CDS encoding YdcF family protein, with protein sequence MSQGVPVPQHQQRQITDEQFHDATLIWNYHQMGHELRPCSAAIGLGSHDLGVASAAADLYRAGLFPVVVFSGGNSPTTRSRFPRGEAVHYREHALGLGVPDEAILVEPKAANTGQNITFSRELLAEAGVQADSLLLVSKPYMERRSYATCRKLWPEAEVVCASGPLELDDYITSIGDEKLVVDMLVGDLQRVIEYPKLGFAVEQDVPGDVHDAYERLLQTGFDSRLIGT encoded by the coding sequence ATGAGCCAGGGAGTGCCAGTGCCGCAGCACCAGCAGCGCCAGATCACCGACGAACAGTTCCACGACGCGACGCTGATCTGGAACTACCACCAGATGGGACACGAACTGCGCCCCTGCTCGGCGGCGATCGGCCTGGGCAGCCACGACCTCGGCGTCGCGAGTGCGGCCGCCGACCTCTACCGTGCCGGCCTCTTTCCGGTCGTGGTGTTCAGCGGCGGCAACAGCCCCACCACCCGGTCCCGTTTCCCGCGCGGAGAGGCCGTGCACTACCGGGAGCACGCCCTCGGCCTGGGAGTTCCGGACGAGGCGATCCTGGTGGAGCCGAAGGCCGCGAACACCGGCCAGAACATCACGTTCTCCCGCGAGTTGCTGGCCGAGGCCGGCGTTCAGGCGGACTCGCTGCTGCTGGTCTCCAAGCCGTACATGGAGCGCCGCTCGTATGCGACCTGCCGCAAGCTGTGGCCCGAGGCCGAGGTTGTGTGCGCCTCCGGGCCGCTGGAGTTGGACGACTACATCACGTCCATCGGGGACGAGAAGCTCGTCGTCGACATGCTCGTCGGCGACCTGCAACGGGTGATCGAGTACCCGAAGCTCGGCTTCGCCGTCGAGCAGGACGTACCGGGGGATGTACATGACGCTTACGAGCGCCTCCTGCAGACCGGGTTCGACAGCCGCCTCATCGGCACCTGA
- a CDS encoding replication-relaxation family protein, whose product MTRSSSGVSAAELAPSPSEPLRLQVLTALALHRMATTGQLLQMLRPTGSRQLVSRALNKLRSAGLVDLTPLPDLDRPRTHAWYLTPDGVLLTRDHPLLRGRPPYPITSATAASLKTPHTLTVVRSHLPFAADARRLGHEHGPWDWTPEVAHSIGEGERLVADAVLHYTVVDGERRRKLRAFVEVDRTTMSSERLAVKLIEYARLFHYEAQPVGRRRSVSTGPAWLRWYPVFPRILFVLTGAARARLDDRISDLQAMVAHHPLVAALAREAPLGAAVLEDIEEHAPSGPVWVPLTGGEPRPWTDL is encoded by the coding sequence ATGACTCGTTCTTCTTCAGGTGTTTCCGCCGCTGAACTGGCCCCCAGCCCTTCTGAACCGTTGCGCTTGCAGGTTCTGACCGCGCTCGCCCTGCACCGGATGGCCACGACCGGCCAACTGCTCCAGATGCTGCGGCCGACCGGCTCCCGCCAACTGGTCTCCCGGGCGCTGAACAAGCTGCGCTCCGCGGGCTTGGTCGACCTCACCCCGCTGCCGGACCTGGACCGGCCGCGTACGCACGCCTGGTACCTCACCCCGGACGGGGTGCTTCTGACCCGCGATCATCCCCTCCTGCGGGGACGCCCGCCGTACCCCATCACCTCGGCAACAGCAGCGTCACTGAAGACGCCACACACGCTGACCGTCGTACGCTCCCACCTGCCGTTCGCGGCAGACGCGCGCCGGCTCGGGCACGAACACGGCCCGTGGGACTGGACTCCTGAGGTGGCTCATTCCATCGGTGAGGGTGAGCGGCTGGTGGCCGACGCCGTCCTGCACTACACCGTCGTCGACGGCGAACGCCGGCGGAAGCTGCGCGCGTTCGTGGAAGTCGATCGCACCACCATGAGCAGCGAGCGGCTGGCCGTGAAGCTGATCGAGTACGCCAGACTGTTCCACTACGAAGCCCAGCCCGTCGGACGCCGCCGATCTGTCTCCACCGGCCCGGCGTGGCTGCGCTGGTATCCGGTCTTCCCCCGCATCCTCTTTGTCCTCACCGGCGCCGCCCGGGCCCGGCTGGACGACCGCATCAGCGATCTGCAGGCGATGGTCGCCCACCACCCGCTCGTCGCAGCCCTCGCCCGCGAGGCTCCGTTGGGAGCCGCCGTCCTCGAGGACATCGAGGAACACGCGCCCTCCGGACCGGTCTGGGTGCCGCTGACCGGGGGCGAGCCGCGCCCGTGGACTGATCTGTGA
- the fxsT gene encoding FxSxx-COOH system tetratricopeptide repeat protein, whose amino-acid sequence MGAGASDGMSDRRWFISHAGADRAWAEWVGWQLLDAGHEIELDYWDWGAGDNFILKMNAALERGRFLALFSPAYFEPERFTTPEWTAMVARKEKITPVRIAQATVPAILSFLLAPDVFGLDEHAAREALLRAIEGPSRPTRAPSRPPGMLARVSGSGPRLPGSLPRAWNVPARNAAFTGRDGMLVRVREALASGQRVAVQALHGRGGVGKTQLAIEYAHRFAGEYELVWWVASEDPTLIPDQLAALALHTGAAPAGTPSADAVSALLAELRTRSRWLLVFDNAEDPDALAPFLPGGPGHVLITSRNPHWHNYAVPLDVDTLSRTESVALLRAQGALLADADADDIAATLDDLPLALAQAAALLTIHGLSAADLKAELARSTAEVLDADPPDGYPVSLAAQVRLTTARLAANHPGAAALLAALALLAPEPFPATTCTGNLPAETSPPLQEACASRLAAGKALRAIGRHSLARVHNGTLQLHRLTQEILAGQMTSPEHDQAVADAEALLAAANPGAPGEPWSWPAWQVLLPHALAFDPARLTTSRGRDVVGDACWYLMDRAQARPARECLQRLYDACLQQLGPDHDGTLRAAHRLARAYDDTQDHERARALDEGSLARSRRLHGDDHPDTLASANNLAIRLWALGRYEEALALDEKTLQTRRQVSGPEHPHTLLTATGLAVRLAEVGRVEEARVLGEETLAVQRRVLGPEHPDTLRTAYNLAIRLAEVGRVEAAVVLGEETLAARRRVLGLEHPHTLSTAYNLAVDLMAVGRVGEARVLGEETLEVRRQVLGEGHPDTQRTADWLASLGEEPESPGAGE is encoded by the coding sequence ATGGGTGCGGGGGCGTCTGACGGGATGTCGGATCGGCGGTGGTTCATCAGTCATGCGGGGGCGGATCGTGCGTGGGCGGAATGGGTGGGCTGGCAGCTTCTGGATGCCGGGCATGAGATCGAGCTGGACTACTGGGACTGGGGTGCGGGCGACAACTTCATTCTGAAGATGAACGCGGCCCTGGAGCGGGGCCGGTTTTTGGCGTTGTTCTCTCCGGCGTATTTCGAGCCGGAGCGGTTCACCACCCCGGAGTGGACCGCCATGGTCGCCCGGAAGGAGAAGATCACCCCGGTCCGGATCGCCCAGGCCACCGTGCCGGCGATCTTGAGCTTCCTCCTGGCCCCGGACGTGTTCGGGCTGGACGAACACGCCGCGCGTGAGGCGTTGTTGCGGGCGATCGAGGGTCCGTCCCGGCCTACCCGGGCGCCGTCGCGGCCGCCGGGGATGCTGGCCCGGGTGAGCGGCAGCGGCCCGCGGCTGCCCGGGAGTCTGCCGCGGGCGTGGAATGTGCCGGCCCGCAACGCGGCCTTCACCGGCCGCGACGGCATGCTGGTCAGGGTGCGCGAGGCGCTGGCGTCCGGGCAGCGGGTGGCGGTCCAGGCCCTGCACGGCCGGGGCGGGGTCGGCAAGACGCAGCTGGCGATTGAGTACGCGCACCGGTTCGCGGGTGAGTACGAGCTGGTGTGGTGGGTGGCCTCGGAAGACCCCACGCTCATCCCCGACCAGCTCGCCGCGCTCGCCCTCCACACGGGTGCCGCGCCCGCGGGTACACCGTCCGCCGACGCGGTTTCCGCGCTGCTCGCAGAGCTGCGGACACGTTCACGCTGGCTGTTGGTGTTCGACAACGCCGAAGACCCCGACGCGCTCGCCCCGTTCCTGCCCGGCGGCCCCGGGCACGTGCTGATCACCTCCCGCAACCCCCACTGGCACAACTACGCTGTCCCCCTCGACGTCGACACCCTCTCCCGCACTGAGTCGGTGGCGTTGCTGCGTGCCCAGGGCGCGCTCCTGGCCGACGCGGACGCCGACGACATCGCCGCCACCCTGGACGATCTGCCGTTGGCGTTGGCGCAGGCGGCCGCTCTGCTGACGATCCACGGCCTGTCGGCCGCGGACCTGAAGGCCGAGCTGGCACGCAGCACGGCCGAAGTGCTGGATGCGGACCCGCCGGACGGATACCCGGTCTCGCTGGCCGCACAGGTACGCCTGACCACCGCCCGTCTGGCAGCCAACCATCCCGGCGCGGCTGCCTTGCTGGCTGCCCTGGCTTTGCTGGCTCCCGAGCCCTTCCCCGCCACCACCTGCACGGGAAACCTACCCGCTGAGACCTCCCCGCCCCTGCAGGAGGCCTGCGCCAGCCGTCTGGCCGCCGGCAAAGCCCTACGAGCCATCGGCCGGCACAGCCTGGCCCGGGTCCACAACGGCACCCTCCAACTGCACCGCCTCACCCAGGAGATACTTGCGGGCCAGATGACCAGCCCCGAACACGACCAGGCGGTGGCCGACGCCGAAGCACTCCTTGCCGCGGCCAACCCCGGAGCCCCCGGTGAGCCGTGGTCTTGGCCGGCCTGGCAGGTTCTGCTCCCGCACGCCCTGGCCTTCGACCCTGCCCGGCTCACCACCAGCCGGGGCCGGGACGTGGTGGGGGATGCGTGCTGGTATCTGATGGACCGCGCTCAGGCCCGCCCGGCCAGGGAATGCCTGCAACGGTTGTACGACGCCTGCCTGCAGCAGCTGGGCCCTGACCACGACGGCACCCTGCGGGCCGCCCACCGCCTGGCCCGCGCCTACGACGACACCCAGGACCATGAACGCGCCCGCGCCCTGGACGAAGGCAGCCTCGCCCGCAGTCGACGCCTCCACGGTGACGACCACCCCGACACTCTGGCCAGTGCCAACAACCTTGCCATCCGGCTGTGGGCGTTGGGGCGGTACGAGGAAGCCCTCGCCCTGGACGAGAAGACGCTGCAGACGCGCCGTCAGGTGTCGGGGCCGGAGCATCCGCACACACTGCTCACGGCGACCGGACTGGCCGTCCGGTTGGCGGAGGTGGGGCGGGTGGAGGAGGCGCGGGTGTTGGGGGAGGAGACGCTTGCGGTGCAGCGTCGGGTGTTGGGGCCGGAGCATCCGGACACGCTGCGCACGGCGTACAACCTGGCGATCCGGTTGGCGGAGGTGGGGCGGGTGGAGGCGGCGGTGGTGTTGGGTGAGGAGACGCTGGCGGCGCGGCGTCGGGTGTTGGGATTGGAGCATCCGCACACGCTGAGTACGGCGTACAACCTGGCCGTTGACCTGATGGCTGTGGGTCGGGTGGGGGAGGCGCGCGTGCTGGGTGAGGAGACGCTGGAGGTGCGACGTCAGGTGTTGGGAGAAGGCCACCCCGATACCCAGAGGACAGCCGATTGGTTGGCGTCGTTGGGCGAAGAACCGGAGAGTCCCGGGGCAGGGGAGTGA
- a CDS encoding single-stranded DNA-binding protein, translated as MAPSVTHVSGTVAGGVEVRFTQDGVAVCRFRLTETPTQWDATAQQWRDLDPISYICTAWRDLATNAAESLVDGVSVLVKGRITGVRDNALYLSVDDLGISLRRRIAYTETSLPSPIAARPYTAPPAPQPAATSHQAAGPGRPPAWWEQKQTAHRP; from the coding sequence ATGGCCCCGTCCGTCACGCACGTGAGCGGCACCGTCGCCGGTGGCGTGGAAGTCCGCTTCACCCAAGACGGCGTCGCTGTCTGCCGGTTCCGCCTCACCGAGACCCCCACGCAGTGGGATGCCACCGCGCAGCAGTGGCGTGACCTGGATCCGATTTCCTACATCTGCACCGCCTGGCGGGACCTGGCCACGAACGCCGCCGAATCGCTCGTCGACGGGGTCAGCGTCCTGGTCAAGGGGCGCATCACCGGGGTCAGGGACAACGCCCTCTACCTGAGCGTCGACGACCTCGGCATCAGCCTGCGCAGGCGCATCGCCTACACCGAGACCAGCCTGCCCAGCCCGATCGCCGCCCGCCCCTACACCGCTCCCCCAGCGCCCCAGCCCGCCGCCACCTCCCACCAGGCCGCCGGGCCGGGCCGTCCGCCCGCCTGGTGGGAGCAGAAGCAGACCGCCCACCGGCCCTAG